In a single window of the Gossypium hirsutum isolate 1008001.06 chromosome D02, Gossypium_hirsutum_v2.1, whole genome shotgun sequence genome:
- the LOC107907706 gene encoding ubiquitin-like domain-containing CTD phosphatase, whose product MAADAAATASSSVTEEELTLTVKWSGKEYTVRVCGDDSVAELKRRICEVTNVLPQRQKLLYPKIGNKLSDDSLLLSQIPLKSSLKMTMIGTVEGDIIVDPVEAPEIIDDFELGQDEAVDIKDKEVNKQKLKRRIDQYKIELKAPCRKGKKLLVLDIDYTLFDHRSSAENPLQLMRPYLHEFLTAAYAEYDIMIWSATSMKWVELKMGQLGVLNNPNYKITALLDHLAMITVQSDSRGLFDCKPLGLIWAKFPEFYSSKNTIMFDDLRRNFVMNPQNGLTIKPFRKAHANRDTDQELVKLTRYLLAIAELDDLSALDHSNWQLFTDDNVKRRRHA is encoded by the exons atggCCGCCGACGCCGCTGCCACTGCATCGTCTTCGGTGACGGAGGAGGAGCTGACCTTGACAGTAAAATGGAGCGGGAAAGAGTACACGGTTCGAGTTTGTGGAGATGACTCAGTAGCCGAGTTGAAACGAAGGATCTGTGAAGTGACGAACGTTTTACCCCAAAGGCAAAAGCTTCTTTACCCTAAGATCGGAAATAAGCTCTCCGATGACTCCCTTTTGCTCTCTCAGATCCCCCTTAAGTCTTCTCTTAAGATGACCATGATTGG AACTGTTGAAGGTGATATAATCGTCGATCCGGTCGAGGCACCGGAGATTATCGATGATTTTGAACTCGGGCAAGATGAAGCTGTTGATATTAAAGATAAAGAGGTTAACAAGCAGAAATTGAAGAGACGTATAGATCAATACAAG ATCGAACTAAAAGCTCCGTGCCGTAAAGGAAAGAAACTGCTTGTTTTGGATATAGACTACACTTTATTCGATCATCGATCGTCTGCTGAGAATCCACTTCAACTTATGCGGCCTT ATCTTCATGAGTTTCTAACAGCTGCTTATGCAGAGTACGATATTATGATTTGGTCTGCGACCAG CATGAAATGGGTTGAATTGAAGATGGGACAACTCGGGGTACTAAATAACCCGAACTACAAAATTACGGCCCTTCTAGACCATTTAGCCATGATCACTGTTCAATCGGATTCTCGTGGACTCTTTGATTGCAAACCACTTGGTTTAATTTGGGCAAAGTTTCCTGAG TTTTACAGTTCGAAAAACACTATAATGTTTGACGATCTCCGAAGAAATTTCGTGATGAACCCGCAGAACGGTTTGACAATTAAGCCATTCCGAAAAGCTCATGCCAACCGAGACACCGATCAAGAGCTTGTAAAACTCACTCGATACTTGTTAGCCATTGCAGAACTCGATGACTTGAGTGCTCTTGATCACAGTAATTGGCAGTTATTCACCGACGACAATGTCAAAAGACGCAGGCATGCGTGA
- the LOC107908760 gene encoding 50S ribosomal protein L30, translating to MSAFNKFKASVPVAWSPNLYITLVRGIPGTRRLHRHTLEALRLRKCNRTVMRWNTPTVRGMLQQVKRLVVVETEEMFKARKENEAKHRALRPLIVINHLLASATDSTK from the exons ATGAGTGCTTTCAATAAGTTCAAAGCAAGTGTTCCTGTTGCATGGAGCCCGAACCTCTATATAACCCTTGTGAGGGGAATTCCTGGCACACGAAGGCTTCATAGGCACACCTTAGAGGCACTAAGGTTACGTAAATGTAACCGCACTGTCATGCGTTGGAACACTCCCACCGTCCGGGGAATGCTACAGCAG GTGAAAAGATTGGTTGTGGTTGAGACAGAAGAAATGTTCAAGGCACGCAAAGAGAACGAAGCCAAACACCGAGCTCTACGTCCCCTTATCGTTATTAATCATCTCCTGGCTTCTGCAACTGACTCCACTAAGTAG